Proteins co-encoded in one Acidithiobacillus caldus ATCC 51756 genomic window:
- a CDS encoding glycosyltransferase family 4 protein: protein MKITFTLPGPGKHPIGGFKVVYQYANCLAANGHSVAVVHTALLDKTTAILEYPKKLARFFQRAIDKSYLPNKWFSIDPRVQLLWRPSLSERFIHESDAIIATAWQTAEWVSDYPSSKGEKFYLIQHWENWGHNDISRLEQTWRAPLHKIVIARWLKDIADSMGEESDYIPNGLDFDSFGIDHDIKLRNPYHIMMLYHPLSWKGSRYGVEALISLKKEFPCLVGTLFGTTRRPTLPPWIEYYRLPSPLLLRELYNRAAIFLAPSLSEGWGLPACEAMMCGTAVVATDIGGHREFLEHGHNGLFVPPADSLGLAAAVRTLIADQKLRSDLARAGYESIKKFTWRRACDSFELVLRKYTNA, encoded by the coding sequence TTGAAGATCACCTTTACACTTCCCGGACCGGGAAAACATCCAATTGGCGGATTTAAAGTGGTCTATCAATACGCTAATTGTCTAGCGGCAAATGGACATTCCGTAGCGGTGGTGCATACTGCGCTGCTCGATAAAACTACTGCAATTTTAGAATACCCCAAAAAACTAGCTCGTTTTTTTCAACGCGCGATCGATAAAAGTTATCTCCCAAACAAATGGTTTTCTATTGATCCCAGGGTACAGTTACTCTGGCGCCCATCGCTGAGTGAGAGATTTATACACGAGAGTGATGCTATTATAGCCACTGCGTGGCAGACAGCCGAATGGGTGAGCGATTATCCTTCGAGCAAAGGGGAAAAGTTTTATCTTATCCAGCACTGGGAGAATTGGGGACATAACGATATTTCCAGGCTTGAGCAGACATGGCGCGCCCCCTTACATAAGATCGTGATAGCACGTTGGTTAAAAGATATTGCTGACTCCATGGGAGAGGAGAGCGACTATATACCGAACGGCCTTGATTTTGATTCATTCGGAATCGATCACGATATCAAATTGCGTAACCCATATCATATTATGATGTTGTACCATCCATTGTCTTGGAAAGGATCCCGATATGGTGTTGAGGCACTGATTTCCTTGAAGAAGGAGTTCCCATGCTTAGTCGGAACTTTGTTTGGCACAACTCGTCGACCCACTTTGCCTCCGTGGATTGAATATTATAGGCTTCCCTCTCCCTTATTGCTAAGGGAACTTTATAACCGTGCAGCCATATTTTTGGCGCCCAGTCTCAGCGAGGGCTGGGGACTTCCCGCTTGCGAAGCGATGATGTGTGGCACTGCTGTGGTAGCTACCGATATAGGCGGTCATCGCGAATTTCTTGAGCACGGACACAATGGGCTTTTCGTTCCACCTGCTGACTCCTTAGGGCTGGCGGCAGCAGTTCGAACATTAATCGCAGATCAAAAGTTACGTTCAGATCTCGCACGTGCTGGTTACGAATCCATTAAAAAATTTACGTGGAGAAGGGCATGTGATTCTTTCGAGCTAGTGTTGCGGAAGTACACCAATGCCTGA